TGCGGCACGCATTCTAACAGTTTTCTCCGCGCTAAGGTGGATGAATAACCACCGACATCTGGAATAACTACTCGTGGAAAGGACACGATTGCCTGCTGCGCTCTTCACGGCTGCCTGCCTTAGGgcctcgcagcggcagaaCGTCACCCCCGGGAGTGGATGGACGACCTACATCGATTCTCCGCCTTTTTGCACGGAGGAGGATAAAACCTAGAACCTGCTAGGAGTTGAAGCACTGGAGTATCCGTCACCCCTTCCGTCACACACCGGAAGATCTTCAACGTAATGTAATATTCGCGGCGCGACCACGCCCTCAGCCAGTCGACCATGGAGACGGACCGTTGGCGGCTCAGATGGTCCCGGGGGCTCACTCACGCGCACATcggcctcgtctctgccAATGTTGACGCCGTCGCGTGGCGGTCTGTTGTAGTGGGTAGCCGCTGACACCATCTCAGCAGGTCCCGACGGCAAGACACACCTGGAAGGCGTGTGACAGTGACGCGCATGTGCGTGCCGCGCAATCAGAGGAACGCTGCGTTCGCATCTCGGACGACCGCTGGCTCTTGATACACCATTGGAAGGAGTTAAGTGTTTGCAAGCTACAGCGCATTTCAGAGAATACCCGATctgtgcggcgccggggTCGTATGGGATCGCGGGGTGTGTGCGAGATGCAACATAAGCGGATCTATCCGACATATCAAGATGAGAGTtgcctgcctcctctggTGAGAGAACTGTGATCCGTTCGGACGTCCTACGGCTCCTCTCACCGCCTTCTTCCTATGGACCTGCGCCTATTCGAATTATCGGCCGTATGAGCTTGCAAGAGGTCGTTTTTGTGCCAAAACTGTCTGCTGGCGGGCCGGGGGCGACACGCCGGAGGCCTCCGAACACACAGTAAGTAAACGTACACGTGCTTCCTTTTTGGAGCAGGGCTCTCCTGCCACGAAGGAGAGGCCACACATCGAACAAAACCTCGTCTGTAGCAGCACAAGGAGACCTGGTTTGTTTGAGAAGAGATGGCGCGCCAGCCACAAAAAGTGAAAGAACAGCGAGGTTGCACTACGAAATGCGACGGTTCGCCTGACCCCATCCAGAAGAGCAGCGTACGATTGCCGGAGATGGTTCAAGAGGTAGCGGTTTAGTAGTTGACGCGTGAAACACGTTTGTTACTACGACTTGTGCACTGCTTCTGCTTGCGTCGACCCAGCTGTGTTTACACAAAACCGCGCTTAtcagcagctgctgtcgTAAGGCGTGCAGGAAGCTTTCAAGTGGGCCATATCGTCAGACGCCAAGGAATCGGGAGGGCGGACCCATTTGGCTCCCTTGCGTGATACACCCCGTTCGTCCGAGCGTTCGGTGTAACCAGAATGTCTTTTGCTTGCCCTGTATATGAGTCCCGAGCCACCAGACGTATATTCTGGCACCTTCGCGTCTGTCGTAAGGGTCGAGAACAATCTCATGTGCCGATACAGACACCGGGGAGGGCGTGGCGCAAATTGTGTTTATTCCCTGGACAACCCAGCTCCTACTGTGTTGTAATCTCACATGCGTTGGTGACCCACACATCCGCTAGGCAGGGGACCCATCTGCACATAGGGTCCATGGTGATGGCCATCTGGAGGGTCAGACCTCCAGCTGGGAAGGTTTCAGAACAGTACATTACAGCTCCCCCTGTTGATGCTGAAAGCTAAGGATGCCCTGTCACATTCCTCCCCTCCTCAAAGCGCTGGCAGGCTACTACTGGCAGTAAGACGGAGTGTGAGAAGTCGAAGCTGTCCCGATATCCTCCACTGTAAATCAAAGGCTTCTCTGGCGGGTGCTACGTGGCAATTCTCCCACCTGTGTTCGCGGGAACTTCGCAACAGCTTTCCCGGTACGTCCCCTTCATGAAATGCTAGACAAGGTTCGCCTCTTGCAGAAAGGATTCCTCCGAAGGTGGTGGAGGCATCCTTGCCGGACGCCACATCACAGCACAATGGAAGTCAAACCGTATGCAGCAGCACAGCTACCCTTGGGGCATTGTGCCGTCACGTCTCCACACCTATAACGCAACGGTCGAAAACTGTGATGCATGTTTTCGTGTTGCAACACTATGTGTGGGAAAAACACAGGTAGCTCCTGGGCAGTGTATCTTGCTACACTATATCACGACGCATCAAAGAGATTCATGCACTTTTTGCGGATGCGACCCTTGAGAATGTACGAGACGAATCTGCTGGCGGCAGCACCGGACGCACTTGGCGAGGAATACAACACACTCGAGCACGAGAAGCGCAAGCTAGTCAACAGGTCTTGTTCCGCCTGTGTTAACCCTGAGGCGGGCAAAGATATAGTGGTCAGGGCGCCTGAGGTTGCGATGGGGGAAGCTGAGGCCGCAGCACGCCCCGCTGTCTTGGAAACACTTGCCATGGTGTCACACGCTTCTAACGGTCCGTTTCCTGGCGTCAATATGCCCGCCCCGAAAATGATGGATAACGCTTTGCAGTTGGAACTAACGGCTCGACGGCTGCATTTACGCAAGCGTTGTCTTCAGACATACATAAAAACTCGAAGTCGGAGAACCACTTCGCTTCAGAAAAGCAGTTACAGGATGCCTCCAGATTTGCTAGAGCCGATGCGGTGTCAGACCCCACGGAGTGGAGAAACGGAGATATTGAGATACTCGAAAGGGAATTAAAAGAGCTTCTCTCACAGATAGACCAGGTCAAGGAGCAAGCCACACTTATTCGTAAGCGGGAGGCTGAGACAAAGCAAAGTTCAGGCCTGGAGAAGCAGGGCGGGGTTGTGGTACACCCATATTCTCGTTCGTTGAAGTGTGTATTATCCAAGCAAAAGCGTCTAACGTGTTTATTGCTAGAGTTAGGTCAATGTCACGACTTATTATGTCTTCCACGAGTTGATTCATGCCCGTTTGCGCGTCGGGCGTGTCCAGGGAGCCAGCCTCTGAAATCTCATCCTGCTCGACCAACGACCGTAACGGGCTTGGGGGCCGCGAACAACGCCACGATGGCCAAGCAAGTCCATGCTCCAGCAATCCACTCCCAGCCCGGCCAGCCCCTGAATTGCATTCGGCGGGAGGAGGGCATATTCCTCTAAATGCCTCTGCCGCAGTTACTCGAGACACATTGGAGGATGCAACATCACgtgggccgccgccgctgcagcccgtGAACCTAAGgggctctgcggccttcgtACGCAGCCCAGCGTCCGAAGGCGCCAGGCACCGATCCTCGCACGCCGCGGTCGATCATGGCGCCTCCGGTACACTATGGAAAGACACAGAGCCTTATGACAGGACGCGTTTCCCCTCGATGCTGGCAGACTATCTGAAAGGAAGACGAATATGCTTTAAGAGAAGGCAAGAGCACAGCCCCTCGAAGGATGTGTAGATAAGATGAGTGGGCAGGGAACCCTTGCGTACACGTTGATAAATCCAGGATCTGCGTGTACTACCGCCTGCGCGCTAACCCCGGAAGAATCGCGACGTCATTCTCCGTCTAGCCCGAGCCAGGAACGCATTACCCGCGGAGCCGTTACGAGTCTATACTCAGTGGTTAtcccgcggcgccacagCCTCAAAGGACCCGAGGAGAGGCAGATACACTCGACTACACGACAAGAAGAAAATGAAAGGGGACAGGATGCGAAGGCAGGGACGCAAGTCCCAGTCTTGCGCGTCACTCGCGTGGTCTACAAGCCGAATCGACGCGCTGTTTTTCTCATAGTAAGTACGTATGCGAGTGGAATGCCCCCTTCACAGGGAACGAGGCTCTGTGCGCTGGACGTCCTGGAGTCATCCGCAGAAGCACACGACGTCCCTACGGGGACTCGAGTGTGTTGACCATGAGTCGCGGTCGGATTCCACTACGGCTTCCAGCCAGCGTCTATCTTTCCATGCGTGAAATCATACGTTCGCATGTCTCGCAAAAAACAAAATGTGGTCAGTTGGTTTTGCCGAGCGCGAATCCCGCGCTGATacagtttgttcccttcAGACTTGTATTCGCACGTGGCGACTCGTGGTGGCTGCTCTCGTGGAATAATAGAGAGCTAGCCGTCGGTAACAGCACGGAATCGCAAAATGGAAAAAGCCCTGCTTCGCGTCCACACCAGACACGCCGTGTACGCAGGCACACGCTGGTACAGCTTGCCAGCCCCGGGGGCGCGCCCTGTTTACAGCCAGGTGCTTTCAAGCGTCGTGGCAGCTGCCCCTGCAGAGCAACAAATACACATCCCGCACTGCGTAGTCCGGTCGTGAGAAGCGTACGACATCACTcttcagcggctgcggcgcaatTCGTGCGTGACGAATAGTCTTGAGCGCAAGCGAATGCGCAGAAGAGCCATCGCGCGAGTTTCTGCGATTTTCCCGTTATGCCAACACTGAGCCGCCCCCTCAAACGTGGCGCTCCAGGCACCATCGTCCTTTTGCGGCTGCAGAAATCGGTTTCGAGTGAAGGCAGTGACTGCGCGACAGTTGCTGCATTCAGGGCTCGTTGTCGCGTCACCGACCCTCCATGCAAATGGAGAACAAAAAGGTGGCCATCACGGAACGGAGAGACGCCGGCTGCCCCTTTACAATCAGAACTCGTTCAGCGACCTGCGATACGACGTGGAGGTGACATGGCTCGGATGCCAGCTGATGCAATCCCCCGAAAACAGCGTCATCGACAAAAACGAAATCGCAAAGCACCTGGCTAACGTGTTTTCGCTCTTCAGGAAGCAAGAACGAAAACACGCCATGAAAAGGCACCAGTCAGGCAAGCGTCAGACGTGGAAAGGAACGCTCAAACCGCACACGGCGGTCTATAACGACAGCGCACAGGCGAAGGAGCAATCAGGGAAACGCCCGACCCACAAgccagaaggcgaagcgtgGCTGGCGGGTGCTTACCTGCCGGAACGTAGAAAGGCCCAGCATCGGCGAATGTCTTTAGCTTGGATAGATATCCCTCGTCTACACAAACGCAACATGCCGAAGACGAATGTGCAGGAAGGAACAAACTGCGAGTCACGCCGAGGCGGCAAGAGCCAACGGCACCGCGCACTcccctgcctctctgtcgcgcgggGGGCTGTACACTGTATTTGCCTGGCTGGCACTTAACCGTGGACACGGAACTGGATACACGTATGTGAGAGGACAGCTCCGCACGCTAACACCTAGGGCCCCCCGACCCCGAACTGCTGCTggggggagacagagaacgGCCTTCAGAGCTAGCACGAAACCAGGTCCATATCTTAGCCACGGCAACGCCGCAACTTGACAGAACGTAGAGACTGGCCTGCCAATCGGACTCACAGCCGATCGCGGATCTGACAATACATCTTCACGCCgtgtgcgtctgcatgcTGATATGTCTCTCGACTACGGAACTATGCGCATGCACTACCTACTTGGGCATATATGTAATTCCAGTCTATTTCTTTCTCGCACGCTGCAAGCAAGAATCAGCCGTGAGCGCCAGCCAGAGTCCCCGCTCCCGTACTCCCCCCCACCCAACAGACGTCGGGAACCTACCAATAAGAGCAGCCAGCCACTCGGTGTGATCTGCAACTAGCTTCTTCAGAAATGCGTTCTTTGCGTATTTTGCTGCACGCGACACACGCATTCCACACACAGGCCCGCACTTCGCAAAAGATGCAGCTTGCACTCGGGGTGTGATTTCGAGGGAAACTTGAGGCGCTGACGCATCCCATTTTACGCCTGAGCGTCTGCTTCAGACAGCGCGAGGAAAGGTACGAGCCATGAGCGCCTACCGACcgtgcagacgcgcagcgcctctccagAGCTGCGCAAGCAtgcacgcagacgcctctACTGCAGGCGATAGATCCACAAGCCAAGCGAGGGCCTGCACCCGACGAAGCCTCACTATCGACATCGCGCCGAGGAAAACAAAGATACAGGGGCCCCcacgaagaaagagaagaggctGTGGCCTGAACCACGTGTCGCGCACCCAGCGTCAGCGAGCCGCATCGCTCCTTCGTTCGCTATGTCTGCCTCGCCCTAGTCGTGTCGGCCGCGGACTTCTCTTGCGCGTGGGTGACTACACGACCCTCCCCATATGCTGTCAACACGCCCTGGCGTGCCAGGGCACaactcgccagccgccgctgccagtGCTCGCCGCCAGAGCTGTTTGCCGCcgtttccgcgtcgcgcttgCTCAGCCTGCAAGTTTCTGGGGCCTACCGTCGCTTGCTTCTTCTGAAAAGGGGTCGACGAGAGTGCGCCGGAGCTCCTCGGATGCAAACAGCGCGCGGACAGCGGGCTTCCATCTGCAGAGCGCTGCGGACACACACAACGGCACCGACCCGGGCGCCAGGAGTGCGCACATGCAGCAGGCCAACAGACGAGGCGGTACCGACCGGCGTCCATGTCTCGTTGGcctttcctctcgcgcgacaCCAGGTGGATCAGAGACAGGCCCGCGCGCACAGCCCAAACagggctgcagccgccgcgatgCATGCCAGCCTATTCGAGCGCGCGTTCGCGGAGCGAGGTCAGAGAccgcggctgcgaagaaagGGGCACTCCGGGTAGGGGACAGAGACGCCTGGCCCCAGGGAGGCCGATGGGTCGCCCGTTGCGCCAGGCGTGCGTTTCAAACTGATCCTTAAAACTGATCCAGAAGGCCATAAAGAGACACCGACCGCGCCAGTAGGATAAAGGCAGGCACGCGGGTCCCCCTGGTAGCACATAGCCGACGAAAGCAGTGACACTAGGAAGTAGACATAAAcctaaaccagacatccacgCAGTACTGgataactatagctggagaTACACGTACCTCAAGACTGGTGCGAAAGCAAAGGTCCCAGCGCGTTGTCAACCGGGTGGAATACGGCAGAAACGCGTGTgagaaaggcgacgcggccagCCACGCATAGAAAAGCTCGAGGAGCTCACAGGCCAACGAACCGACATAAAGCCGAGAGACGCTACGCAtgagtgtgtgtgtgtcgcgttgggggggaggggcaagggggggggggggacgggctTGTGCGACACGTGTGCAGCGGATAAAttgcgaagaggcagagagtgCGTGCGCAGAGGCACCGCTGTCTGCAAGGTGCTTACCTCTAAGAAGAGGATACGAGTGCACTCTGCTCTCTCCAAAGGGCCGAGATAAGTGCGTTTTCAGTGCCTGCAAAGAGCTCCGAAAAAGGGTGgtcggcctcgcccgcgaaaCTCAGGACGCGTCAAAGGTCAACCAAAATAACCGCTCATCATCCCCTGCCCTTCCCGTCCCCCTCCCTGACCCAGCGCGGACACTCGGAAGGAAAAGAAAGCTGCATCCTATCGTGCGAAATCGTCGCGTCAAGTCATCCGGCGAATAAGGCGGCAGTGAGACGGGGCAAGCAAGGCGATTCGCGGCCGACACGGCGAAGCGGATCCGCAAGTCGAGGAAGCGCGCAAGGGCGGACTCACAGATGAAAGGCAGCAGAGCGAAAAATGGCAGCCGCAGGCTATATCCCCATTAGAAACCCTCGGCAAGCTTACCGCCTCAACAAGAGGCCCCATGAAGTCGGTCATCTCGGGGCCTAGAGGATCGGACCTAAACACCACACAGCACCAGATGCTCACGTAGGCCCCAGCGATCCCGGCAAGTCACCGTGCGCAGACCTGCCGTGAGCacgacgcgagcggagagTTCACCGGGTGCTAAAGAGAGCGGAACGCGCCTAGAGAGACCCTGGACGCACGCGATCACGCagggcgtcgtcgcggcctaACGCGGGATGCCTCAGCCAGCTCCCACCAACCTAACCGTTCGAAACACGAAGCATGCTTCTCTGTTGCTCCACGGAGCTCTCAGCAGGCCACcactgcgccgcccgcgacacTGTCTCCACTTCAGGCGACGCACGCCACCCCCCCCGTTCCTCTCTTTCGCAGCCTCACAGCGCATTCAAGACGTTTGTCCAGGCGTCCATGGCCAAATTCGCGACCTCCGTCTCTCCCGAGAAATGAGCGGTCATCTGAAAGACAACGCGCCAGCAACCTGCAGCACCGCCGTGCCTCGAgtgcggcggccgaggagatgaccgcagagagaaacgcgGCGAGTTCCCACACGTGGCTGACTCTGAAGCTGACGGCGCCAGCGACAGAAGGAACGACACGGGGCGCAGACCACGACGcagtccccccctccccccactTTAGACGCGAAGttccggctaaacatcccgtttctttgaaacacactctctcgtcctcgccgctACCCTcatctcaaagtaccagcAATCATGTGGCGCTCTTTCGAACTGCTCGGCGCCAAGTGAGAAACTCACTTCCGCAGCGAACTCGGGGACGGCCTTCGAGACGGCGGCGTAGCctggcgcgctgccggcgatgCTTCCCCACGCAGCGATTGCGCAGCACTGAGGCGCAGACACGACAACGCGTGAGAAGCGAAACGCAGTTAAGAGCAAAGAGCGCGACAAAGAGACACCAGAGCCCCTGCGCACGCCTAAACCTAAGCGGAGGCCAGGTTCCCCAGCGCGCCGGGAGGAGGCAGGACGGGGGAGAGTCGAGACGGCCATGCGAACCCGCACATAGCAGCGACACTCCAAACGGAGCGCCTCCAGAGTAAACGCAAATGACCTTCCGCGCGTGACACTTAGCGAAggagccgccgccagagGATATACGAGCAGAGAAGCCCAACATACGCGCAGCTAGGGTGTgatcgcctcgctgcgggcCTTACGAGCTCATTCTTCTCTTGAGGAGTTGCGCCAGACACGCTGAGGAGGCCCTGCACAGACAAGCAGCCCGTCAGAACCGCGCGTCAGCCGGCGGTGTACGACGCCTTTCGCTTTTCGTGACCAGCACGTGAAGTGCATaaagtatagtggtatccagcgtatacTGGAAAACAGACATTTGTATACAGGCTGGACGCATAGCATGACATCCGCTTTGATAGTCTCTTGCACTCGCGTCACCGAAGtagacgacgcaggcgaggaaggcacCTGAAGCAGGACGGGCGAGGTACTCCCCGATTCCTCTCCACACCATATTCTGCTCTACAGGCAAGAGCAGGGAATGCAGTGCGTGCCCACTCAGAGCTAGGCCGGATCTGACTCAAGCGGCCAGGCGCAGACCGAGAAGAAAGGCAGAGAAGGGCGGCCCCCGCTGAACGACGAGGATCTCCTCAAAAGAGCGACTCTCACCTCAAGGGTTCGCGGCAGAAGGCCGTTACTGGCTGCGAACATCTCCGAGGCCAACTGAGGTTGCTGCACGCAAAACGCCGCAAGCCCGCCTCGCAGATGCACCAcggctgcttcctcgcggcgctgggctGTCCGCCGAAACATGGGGCCAGGGGGATCATCGACTACCCACGGGTGTGAAGTCGCCCCTGCAATTCGGGGACGCGCAGAACGCTGCCCGCTGAAGAGGAGCCAAGCAAGAAGCCCGAAAGCTCCAGCTggctgcgcggaggcctcaCCTGCTTGATCACTTCGGCAATCACGTAGACGAGGGAAACCATCGACGTATCGTCCAGGCATTCGTCTGCAAGTTCCCtgagacacacgcgcaccAGAATCAAGTCATTGGTATGAGCAGACGCGCGGGTGAGAGGCTGCCCCACTCTTGGCATACGGATTTCAGCGAGACTCACCTACTGACTCTTAGCCGCGTGAGGGCCTGCTAGCAAGATGATTCCGGCTACttacatataaatatatacatatgcatattcagatacatatatgtacgcATCTTACGGGCAACCGCCCGCAAGGAGCTCCGACTATCTCTCGGCACACGTGGAAAGAGCCACAAAGATGTTCGGTGGTCAACGCGGAAACGGACGAAGATGAGTAAAGCACGCATGCAGGGAAACACGCGGCGATGGCGGAGGGGAAGCCTTTTCACGGCGGTGACGAGAAGTGCCTAGCTAGCGCGGCCTTTGGCTGAGGACTGCGGCTAATTTCTTCCTTGCATTGGTGATGCTGCCCGCCCTTGGTCTGCACTGAGATGTGAGGCACTTCACTACTCCCTTTGGCGCGTCGTCCGCTACAGGACCGTGGCGTCCCCCCACAGCCCTGAGTGCTATCTGGAGCCCCGGAAAGCGTACCCTACGAGCCGCAGCGGAATCGACGACGTCGCAATGTAGTTCGCCCCTCTCGGGTAGGACGCGAGCTTCAGACAAACACAAGACAAAACACGAAGCCTACAGCGGTACGGACTGTTTCCGGTATCGC
Above is a window of Besnoitia besnoiti strain Bb-Ger1 chromosome Unknown contig00007, whole genome shotgun sequence DNA encoding:
- a CDS encoding uncharacterized protein (encoded by transcript BESB_071060), with the protein product MMGAFDNPSQAANPRVAAASVLKEFVDSPPSPQAQEALRQHISPGELVLQAAQTAAASVRGGKAELGENEESEELQLVVKALQKCLAYDGVLESIVREPHLRPVLLESAESGSALLRRLLAQQIFKLTGQARTGVLLAAEAGLYQLLPGLLRDPDVGVASDASKVILASLDGPEGVQLFTSEAFWQALTAAAASDNEMVKIRVLALFVEAGRKSEELFNSLLARGAFAQLLNAFMTDDLLLKISLISLIEQLASYPRGANYIATSSIPLRLVGELADECLDDTSMVSLVYVIAEVIKQQPQLASEMFAASNGLLPRTLEGLLSVSGATPQEKNELCCAIAAWGSIAGSAPGYAAVSKAVPEFAAEMTAHFSGETEVANLAMDAWTNVLNALSDPLGPEMTDFMGPLVEAALKTHLSRPFGESRVHSYPLLRALCRWKPAVRALFASEELRRTLVDPFSEEASDAKYAKNAFLKKLVADHTEWLAALIDEGYLSKLKTFADAGPFYVPAGKHPPATLRLLACGSGVSLIAPSPVRCRYRPPCAV